Below is a window of Verrucomicrobiota bacterium DNA.
TGATCCCTCCAACAATTACTTTCCAAAGCTCGGTTGGAATCCACGTTTTTCCATCTCCGATCTCTGTCCGTAGCCTGCGATGGAGGAGGATGACTTGAACCGCTGCCGCCAGGCTGTTGGCTGCTGCGAGACCATGAATGCCGAATGGAACCATCAGAGTGAGACTCAAAAGAAAATTCGCCAGCAACACCCAGCCAGCGACATGGACCAGCGTCTTCATGTTCTGGCGTGCTTGGTGCGCTCGCGATAGAAGGGTCGCCTGGGCATAAAAGGGTAGGCCTGCGGCAAATAGCGCCAAGACCGGAGCGGCGAGAGAGGCATCTGCTGTATCGAACAAGCCCCACCCAAAAACGGCTTGGACGATGGTGTCGCCCAAGACGGCGAGACCGACAAAGGATGGAACCGTGACAGCAGCGACCAGCGCAGAACCGTTGCGGTAGGAATCCCGGAGACTGGCGACTTCTCCTTTCGCGGCGAACCGGGAGAATTCTGGAAACAGTACCGTGGCCGCGGCAATGGCGAATAGACCGAGCGGCAGCTCGACGAGACGGGCCGCAAGGTAGAGCAGAGCGACCCCATCTGCCTCGACAAGGAATGCAAGGGATCTGGATACGAGAATATTGACTTGAAGTATTGCAGCTCCGGCCAATGCGGGAACAAACAAACCCTGCAGTTGCGTCAAAGTGTTGTCACTGCCGAGGTCGAAAGAAGGACGCCATCCTTGTCGGTACAGGTCAATGACGGGTAGACCCAGCTGGAGGATTCCACCAATGAGCACCCCTCCCGACAGCCAAATCGCTTTCTCAAAAGGAGTCTCACCAA
It encodes the following:
- the murJ gene encoding murein biosynthesis integral membrane protein MurJ, with the protein product MRKNLRSLFTVSSSTLGSRVLGLFRDILLYAQLGLSQTNSAFLLAFTIPNLFRRLFGEGALSAALIPVLADAQEKGGKEAGFRLLNRTLSRLFLLLLGLVILFSVIVSIPIWTGASNSNRYGEAARLSLLLFPYVIPICLAALVAGSLHVLGRFFTPAITPILLNLSMIAAIGGPGVWFGETPFEKAIWLSGGVLIGGILQLGLPVIDLYRQGWRPSFDLGSDNTLTQLQGLFVPALAGAAILQVNILVSRSLAFLVEADGVALLYLAARLVELPLGLFAIAAATVLFPEFSRFAAKGEVASLRDSYRNGSALVAAVTVPSFVGLAVLGDTIVQAVFGWGLFDTADASLAAPVLALFAAGLPFYAQATLLSRAHQARQNMKTLVHVAGWVLLANFLLSLTLMVPFGIHGLAAANSLAAAVQVILLHRRLRTEIGDGKTWIPTELWKVIVGGIILATFLLLVPAVPPDADKGILFIRLLWIIPAGAVVFGLVLLLLRFGPLEETISPRLKRK